From Flavipsychrobacter sp., a single genomic window includes:
- the fusA gene encoding elongation factor G: protein MADLRLQRNFGIAAHIDAGKTTTTERILYYTGVNHKIGEVHDGAATMDWMAQEQERGITITSAATTCFWNFPTVQGQPTDESQQYKFNIIDTPGHVDFTVEVERSMRVLDGLVALFSAVDGVEPQSETVWRQANRYRVPRIGFVNKMDRIGADFLMVVKQVRDMLGAKAVPLQLPIGAEDDFKGIVNLITMKSVVWDDSTQGMTYTEGEIPADMVDEANQYRAELVEAVAEYDDNLMEKFFDDPDTITEEEIHEAIRKATIDLSIIPMLCGSAYKNKGVQTALDCVIRYLPSPVDVEAINGTDINGEPLTRKPDPQEPFSALAFKIMTDPFVGRLAFFRCYSGTLDAGSYTYNMRSGRKERISRIMQMHANKQNPIDKIMAGDIGAAVGFKDIKTGDTLCDENNQIILENMFIPDSVISIAVEPKTQADVDKMGMAIAKLVEEDPTLRVKTDEETGQTILSGMGELHLDIIIDRMRREFKVEVNQGAPQVAYKESFRDMVTHRETYKKQTGGKGKFADIQVEIGPADEDFLAVEENGKFQFINSIVGGSIPKEFIPAVQKGFEQSMSTGVLAGYPVDSMKVRLFDGSFHAVDSDAVAFELCAKSAFREAGRKAKPQILEPIMKVEVITPDQYMGDVSGDLNRRRAMLEGMDTRNNAQVIKAKVPLSEMFGYVTQLRSLSSGRASSVMEFSHYAPAPRNIEEEVIAKSKGSKVESE, encoded by the coding sequence ATGGCAGACTTACGCTTACAGCGCAACTTTGGTATTGCAGCTCACATTGATGCTGGTAAAACCACAACTACAGAACGTATTCTTTATTACACAGGTGTAAACCACAAGATAGGTGAGGTGCACGATGGTGCTGCTACCATGGACTGGATGGCACAAGAGCAAGAGCGTGGTATCACTATTACTTCTGCTGCTACTACTTGTTTTTGGAACTTCCCAACTGTACAAGGTCAGCCAACTGATGAGTCTCAACAATACAAATTCAATATAATCGATACTCCGGGTCACGTTGACTTTACTGTAGAGGTAGAGCGTTCTATGCGTGTATTGGATGGTCTTGTAGCTTTGTTCTCTGCGGTTGATGGTGTTGAGCCTCAATCTGAGACTGTATGGCGTCAAGCAAACCGTTATAGAGTACCACGTATCGGTTTCGTAAACAAAATGGACCGTATCGGTGCTGACTTCCTAATGGTGGTTAAGCAAGTACGTGATATGTTGGGTGCAAAAGCGGTGCCTTTACAACTACCAATTGGTGCTGAAGATGATTTTAAAGGTATCGTTAACTTGATCACAATGAAATCTGTGGTTTGGGACGATTCTACTCAAGGTATGACTTATACTGAAGGTGAAATACCTGCGGATATGGTTGACGAAGCTAACCAATACCGTGCTGAGCTTGTAGAAGCTGTAGCTGAGTATGATGATAACCTAATGGAGAAATTCTTCGACGATCCTGATACGATCACTGAAGAGGAGATCCACGAAGCTATCCGTAAAGCAACTATCGACCTAAGCATTATCCCAATGCTATGTGGTTCTGCATATAAGAATAAGGGTGTACAAACTGCTCTTGACTGCGTTATCCGTTACCTACCTAGCCCAGTAGACGTAGAGGCTATCAACGGTACTGATATCAATGGTGAGCCGCTTACTCGTAAGCCAGATCCACAAGAGCCATTCTCAGCACTTGCGTTCAAGATCATGACTGACCCATTCGTAGGTCGTCTAGCATTCTTCCGTTGCTACAGCGGTACGCTTGATGCAGGTTCTTATACATACAATATGCGTTCTGGTCGTAAAGAGCGTATCAGCCGTATCATGCAGATGCACGCTAACAAGCAAAACCCAATTGATAAGATCATGGCGGGTGATATTGGTGCAGCAGTAGGTTTTAAAGATATCAAAACAGGTGATACTCTTTGTGATGAGAACAACCAGATCATCCTAGAGAACATGTTCATCCCTGATTCAGTTATCTCGATAGCTGTTGAGCCAAAAACTCAAGCTGACGTTGATAAAATGGGTATGGCTATCGCTAAACTTGTTGAGGAAGATCCAACACTACGTGTTAAGACTGACGAAGAGACTGGCCAAACTATCTTGAGTGGTATGGGTGAGCTTCACTTAGACATCATCATCGACCGTATGCGTCGTGAGTTTAAAGTAGAAGTTAACCAAGGTGCTCCTCAGGTGGCTTACAAAGAGTCTTTCAGAGATATGGTTACACACCGTGAGACTTATAAGAAGCAAACTGGTGGTAAAGGTAAATTCGCTGATATCCAAGTTGAGATCGGACCAGCTGATGAGGACTTCTTAGCTGTTGAAGAGAATGGTAAATTCCAATTCATCAATAGTATTGTCGGTGGTTCTATTCCTAAGGAATTCATCCCTGCGGTACAGAAAGGTTTTGAGCAATCAATGAGCACTGGTGTTCTTGCAGGATATCCTGTTGATAGCATGAAAGTTCGTTTGTTTGATGGTTCATTCCACGCTGTCGATTCAGATGCTGTTGCATTCGAATTGTGTGCTAAGAGTGCTTTCCGTGAGGCAGGTAGAAAAGCAAAACCTCAAATTCTTGAGCCTATCATGAAAGTAGAGGTTATTACTCCTGACCAATACATGGGTGATGTGTCTGGTGACTTGAACCGTCGTCGTGCAATGCTTGAGGGTATGGATACTCGTAACAACGCTCAGGTTATCAAAGCGAAAGTTCCATTAAGTGAAATGTTCGGTTATGTAACACAACTTCGTTCTTTATCTTCTGGTCGTGCGTCTTCTGTAATGGAATTCAGCCATTACGCTCCAGCACCAAGAAATATTGAAGAAGAGGTAATTGCAAAATCAAAAGGTAGCAAAGTAGAATCAGAGTAA
- a CDS encoding trypsin-like peptidase domain-containing protein, translated as MKLKIIPVVLTAAITSIATVFIAAKFQNDPIIVQQTENRALPVNYAKYSGNTVAAAAPIDFQAAAEASVSAVVHIKTQKKGKSIIAQDPRFGDDFFGQLFGRRQYYIPPQMGSGSGVVISENGYIVTNNHVISDADEVKVTFNDRYTADAKLVATDPATDIAILKVEENNLPYMEFGNSDDVRLGQWVLAVGYPLTLDATVTAGIVSAKGRALGINRRQSSLPVESFIQTDAAVNPGNSGGALVNTSGQLIGVNSAIASPTGSYAGYSYAIPANIVRKIADDLIEYGSVQRAYLGINYVDRKHASEEVVSNLKLDKENGVYVAKVLENSGAEKAGLKEGDFIVDINGAPINTSPELQEQIARFKPGDNISVGYVRNGKKKVTSVELRNINGTTEIIKQNEVSKMLGGQFRTVNNIEKDKYGLKSGVVVTDVGNGILAKQTTMPKGFIILSINDIEVNSPADVQEIISKNDNVKIAGMVPGNRAMFYYGITNIKKLQSLEQ; from the coding sequence ATGAAACTAAAAATCATTCCAGTTGTCCTTACCGCTGCTATCACATCTATAGCAACAGTGTTTATAGCAGCTAAATTTCAAAACGATCCTATAATTGTACAACAGACTGAAAACCGTGCGCTACCGGTCAACTATGCTAAGTATTCAGGGAATACGGTAGCAGCAGCAGCCCCTATCGATTTTCAAGCTGCTGCAGAAGCTTCGGTAAGTGCTGTAGTTCATATTAAAACTCAGAAAAAGGGTAAATCTATAATAGCACAAGACCCAAGATTTGGAGATGACTTCTTTGGTCAGCTGTTTGGTAGAAGACAATATTATATACCACCACAAATGGGCTCGGGTTCAGGAGTTGTCATTTCTGAAAATGGCTACATTGTAACGAACAACCACGTTATATCAGACGCCGACGAAGTAAAAGTAACTTTCAATGATAGATATACAGCAGATGCCAAGCTGGTAGCTACAGACCCTGCTACGGATATTGCCATTCTTAAAGTAGAGGAAAATAACCTTCCATATATGGAATTTGGTAACTCCGACGATGTAAGGCTTGGCCAGTGGGTACTGGCTGTAGGCTATCCGCTTACGCTAGATGCTACCGTTACGGCGGGCATTGTAAGTGCGAAAGGCAGAGCTTTGGGTATTAACAGACGTCAATCTAGCCTTCCTGTGGAGTCTTTTATACAAACAGATGCTGCGGTAAACCCCGGCAATAGTGGCGGCGCTTTGGTAAACACCAGTGGCCAATTAATAGGTGTCAACTCTGCAATAGCCTCCCCTACAGGCTCTTATGCCGGTTACTCATATGCCATACCAGCCAATATAGTACGCAAAATAGCAGACGACCTTATTGAGTACGGTTCTGTACAAAGGGCATACTTAGGTATTAACTATGTAGACAGAAAGCATGCCTCTGAAGAGGTGGTTAGCAATTTGAAGCTAGACAAAGAAAACGGTGTATATGTAGCCAAAGTACTGGAAAACTCAGGTGCCGAGAAAGCAGGACTTAAAGAGGGCGACTTTATCGTTGACATCAACGGTGCGCCGATCAACACCTCACCTGAATTACAGGAACAAATTGCCCGATTTAAGCCAGGCGATAATATCAGCGTTGGATATGTAAGAAATGGGAAAAAGAAGGTAACATCAGTAGAACTAAGAAATATTAATGGTACTACCGAAATAATAAAGCAAAATGAGGTCTCAAAAATGCTTGGTGGCCAGTTCCGTACCGTAAACAATATTGAAAAAGACAAATATGGTTTGAAAAGCGGTGTGGTAGTTACAGATGTAGGGAACGGTATTTTAGCCAAACAAACTACAATGCCAAAAGGCTTTATCATATTGTCTATTAACGATATAGAAGTAAATAGTCCTGCTGATGTGCAAGAGATCATCTCTAAAAATGACAATGTAAAGATAGCAGGAATGGTGCCCGGCAATAGAGCTATGTTCTATTATGGTATCACCAATATCAAAAAGCTACAGAGTCTAGAACAATAA